In a single window of the Methanocaldococcus sp. genome:
- a CDS encoding type I-D CRISPR-associated protein Cas5/Csc1, with the protein MIRHYKITLLSPLFCYNKTEGGVASTEPFIGDISLNYALNFALAKKNEYTYQIKDKPDYEEIKEFGFVWTIGRPIYYEKTPIFTRKTSEISDYMVRRDIIEQMGKGLFKNYFHIQGIKEGSIFEASLLTFEDIKLPKTFTLRIGVGRECLLLFEEKKEKPEEIWLNLYTIKKIFGKDVKLRESQMLRFVLSHYIIGTGFKVEDLEYIFSN; encoded by the coding sequence ATGATTAGACATTATAAAATAACTCTTCTCTCTCCTTTATTTTGTTATAACAAGACAGAGGGAGGGGTTGCATCAACAGAGCCATTTATTGGAGATATTTCTTTAAATTATGCATTAAATTTTGCATTGGCTAAAAAGAATGAATATACTTACCAAATAAAAGATAAGCCAGATTATGAAGAGATTAAGGAGTTTGGATTTGTTTGGACCATTGGAAGACCAATATATTATGAAAAAACTCCAATATTTACAAGAAAAACATCAGAAATATCTGATTATATGGTTAGAAGAGATATAATTGAACAGATGGGAAAAGGATTGTTTAAAAATTACTTCCACATTCAAGGAATAAAAGAGGGCTCAATTTTTGAAGCATCTTTATTGACTTTTGAAGATATAAAACTTCCGAAAACATTTACTTTGAGGATAGGGGTTGGTAGGGAATGTCTTTTATTATTTGAAGAAAAAAAGGAAAAACCAGAGGAAATTTGGCTAAATCTCTACACAATTAAGAAAATATTTGGAAAAGATGTAAAATTAAGAGAATCTCAGATGTTAAGATTTGTTCTTTCTCACTATATTATTGGAACGGGGTTTAAAGTTGAAGATTTAGAATATATCTTTTCTAACTAA
- the cas3 gene encoding type I-D CRISPR-associated helicase Cas3' gives MESLKLKVSKKCLPFGDKVIRGNLRLHKFQEIFYSDVSELKNDVYFIVAPTGAGKTFSFVFSILYAKDNNYLTSKRGLIVVPTNALAEDIEKTLKEQGIKVEVITGKTLTKKGKERGEELIEKLKNCEIAVTNPDILNYMINSGYHLPRKNEKFRHLKGFSDWLEFFNALDYVIFDEYHLYDEEQIANILIWFLMTKEVFRQIKWFFVSATPEENLIEFLYENGIIPEVIEQPLSSEGRVIQGEMEIEFIKISKRIERSLFGYLVEDGKLKENIRDIIEKAISNNEKILIIFNSLRDAMKMKYIIENEIDAEVWVNTGLQTREKSEEDLNEILNRTDIIITTSKAEVGVNYPVSLCFMDSGLYFRNFMQRIGRVGRGMEKCKIYCVIINKTYNNLKRHFNEIKKEELDYYEFVNLMKKAFEDREFKKDKVPKFCGAVLWSVLNSMKEYNEKLTYQRRKILENLKDKFPYYWVLHHLNEKIKEIEEDENENIVDEEVRDELLKWWDTFKNSFKRFRGDSVIWKVIYEDGRETEYDLLWILDNAFVEVDKENRTVIIKDFREKRECIVRGILTFSLLDREFPSTIGGSDIGEWFKFLYSDYIGDLFLQKLESWKISKGKYFEDENFFEEFVKEVESLSPIYSKKRIEIYDLLVDYGGISLDDEIL, from the coding sequence ATGGAATCTTTAAAATTAAAGGTTTCAAAAAAATGTTTGCCTTTTGGAGATAAGGTTATTAGAGGAAACCTTAGATTACATAAATTTCAAGAGATATTTTATTCAGATGTTTCTGAATTAAAGAACGATGTTTATTTTATTGTTGCCCCAACTGGTGCAGGAAAGACATTTTCTTTTGTATTTTCTATCTTATATGCAAAGGACAACAATTATTTAACTTCTAAAAGAGGGTTAATTGTAGTTCCGACAAATGCATTGGCAGAAGATATTGAGAAAACATTAAAAGAGCAAGGAATTAAGGTTGAGGTAATAACTGGAAAAACTTTAACGAAAAAAGGAAAAGAAAGAGGAGAGGAATTAATAGAAAAATTAAAAAATTGCGAAATTGCCGTAACGAATCCAGACATCTTAAACTATATGATAAATAGTGGTTATCACTTACCAAGAAAAAATGAAAAATTTAGACATTTAAAGGGTTTTTCTGATTGGTTAGAGTTTTTCAATGCATTGGATTATGTTATTTTCGACGAATATCATTTATATGATGAGGAGCAAATAGCAAATATTTTAATTTGGTTTCTAATGACAAAAGAGGTATTTAGACAGATAAAATGGTTTTTTGTTTCTGCAACGCCAGAAGAGAATTTAATAGAATTTTTATATGAAAATGGAATTATTCCAGAAGTTATTGAACAACCGTTAAGTAGTGAGGGAAGAGTTATTCAAGGAGAAATGGAAATTGAGTTTATAAAAATTTCTAAGCGTATAGAAAGGAGTTTATTTGGTTATTTGGTTGAAGATGGAAAATTAAAGGAAAATATTAGGGATATTATAGAAAAAGCAATATCTAACAATGAGAAGATTTTGATTATTTTTAATTCTCTGAGAGATGCTATGAAAATGAAATATATTATTGAGAATGAGATTGATGCAGAGGTTTGGGTCAATACAGGATTACAAACGCGAGAAAAGAGTGAAGAGGATTTAAATGAAATTTTAAACAGAACTGATATCATAATAACTACATCAAAGGCAGAAGTAGGGGTTAATTATCCAGTTTCTTTATGTTTTATGGACTCTGGATTATATTTTAGGAATTTTATGCAGAGAATTGGAAGAGTTGGGAGGGGAATGGAGAAATGCAAAATATACTGCGTAATAATAAATAAAACTTATAATAACTTAAAGAGACATTTCAATGAAATCAAAAAAGAAGAATTAGATTATTATGAATTTGTAAATTTGATGAAAAAGGCATTTGAAGATAGAGAATTCAAAAAAGACAAAGTTCCTAAGTTTTGTGGTGCAGTCCTTTGGAGTGTTCTTAACTCTATGAAAGAGTATAATGAAAAATTGACTTATCAAAGAAGAAAAATACTTGAAAATTTAAAGGATAAGTTTCCATATTATTGGGTTTTACATCATCTAAATGAAAAAATAAAGGAAATTGAAGAAGATGAAAATGAGAATATTGTTGATGAAGAAGTAAGAGATGAATTATTAAAGTGGTGGGATACTTTTAAAAATTCTTTCAAAAGGTTTAGGGGAGATAGCGTTATTTGGAAGGTTATCTATGAAGATGGAAGAGAGACAGAATATGACTTATTGTGGATTTTAGATAATGCCTTCGTTGAAGTTGATAAAGAAAATAGGACTGTTATTATTAAAGATTTTAGAGAAAAGAGAGAATGTATTGTTAGAGGAATTTTAACTTTTTCTTTGCTTGATAGAGAATTTCCTTCAACTATTGGCGGAAGTGATATAGGGGAATGGTTTAAATTTTTGTATTCTGATTATATTGGAGATTTATTTCTACAAAAATTAGAAAGTTGGAAAATTTCAAAGGGAAAATACTTTGAAGACGAAAATTTCTTTGAAGAGTTTGTTAAAGAAGTTGAATCACTTTCTCCAATATACTCAAAAAAGAGAATTGAAATTTATGACTTGCTCGTAGATTATGGAGGCATATCCTTAGATGATGAGATTCTTTAA
- the cas7d gene encoding type I-D CRISPR-associated protein Cas7/Csc2 encodes MAKQKTLSEYVYKKYLDFDDNVVNEFREKLYSIIPKEYFQDKYGKRTPNVIKVATIRTTTGYLINRSTEPDEVISTTIGNKDVVVIPSRKLKSREKLTGLILCRKFKVVHPEVEYNFIKKSEYLANPNSIVFGDSVTQSNEAVGLPSRVIYEWAYSIRDKDEITEELTHNALSEEGTMWDKSEGTQRQSLFEIQYVKPGVYFPQFLTFYDITPEGFIHALISHLKTTRYGAQSNVMDANMKNEIISIALDTFEPPVSSYLISKEFNGEVTYENVKEFVKEKLRENSSMLIENEKLEELLKLIDEYLKDEEKLKQLYLRHLNDCINYLVECKIIKKEKDVKKLLEEMGV; translated from the coding sequence ATGGCAAAGCAAAAGACATTATCTGAATATGTATATAAAAAGTATCTTGATTTTGATGACAATGTTGTTAATGAGTTTAGAGAAAAACTCTACTCAATAATTCCAAAAGAGTATTTCCAAGATAAGTATGGGAAAAGAACTCCAAATGTGATAAAGGTAGCAACAATAAGAACTACAACTGGTTATTTAATTAATCGTTCAACAGAGCCAGATGAAGTTATAAGCACAACAATAGGAAATAAAGATGTTGTAGTAATTCCTTCAAGAAAATTAAAATCAAGAGAAAAATTGACAGGATTAATTTTGTGTAGAAAATTTAAAGTAGTTCATCCAGAGGTTGAATACAACTTCATAAAAAAATCAGAATATTTAGCAAATCCAAACTCCATAGTGTTTGGAGATAGCGTAACGCAATCAAATGAAGCCGTTGGATTACCTTCAAGAGTTATTTACGAATGGGCATATTCAATTAGAGACAAAGATGAAATAACAGAGGAATTAACTCACAATGCTTTAAGTGAAGAAGGGACAATGTGGGATAAAAGTGAAGGGACTCAAAGACAGAGTTTGTTTGAAATTCAATATGTCAAGCCAGGAGTTTATTTCCCACAGTTTTTAACATTCTATGACATAACACCAGAAGGATTTATCCACGCTTTAATCTCTCATTTAAAAACTACCAGATATGGAGCTCAATCAAATGTTATGGATGCAAATATGAAAAATGAAATTATAAGTATAGCGTTAGATACCTTTGAGCCTCCAGTGTCATCCTATCTAATTTCAAAGGAGTTTAATGGAGAAGTAACTTATGAAAATGTAAAAGAGTTTGTTAAAGAAAAATTAAGAGAAAATTCATCAATGTTAATTGAAAATGAGAAGTTAGAAGAACTTTTAAAGTTAATTGATGAATATTTAAAAGATGAAGAAAAATTGAAGCAACTTTATTTGAGACATTTAAATGATTGCATAAACTACTTAGTTGAGTGTAAAATAATTAAAAAAGAAAAAGATGTTAAAAAGTTATTAGAAGAAATGGGTGTCTAA